The following nucleotide sequence is from Amia ocellicauda isolate fAmiCal2 chromosome 14, fAmiCal2.hap1, whole genome shotgun sequence.
ACCCGTGGTCCTGGACGATGGCATAGCTGGGCTTGGACTCGGCACTCTTGCTGGtggtggccacacagctgtcgATGTAGACTTTGAAATCCATGTGATCCTCGAGGTTCACCGACACCTGCAGACTGATGGTCTCTCCCAGGTAGAACACCGCCTTGGAGGCCGGCTTCCAGTCCTCTACACAGGGAGACAGATCAACGAGACGGCTGGGATTATGTGCCTCACGAGAGCGATGTACGACAGAGATAAACAGCCACAGCACTCCCGATCGATCACTCGGAGCAGCTTTCTGCACATCCGGCCCTCCAGGGCCAGGAGGTCAGTGGTCAACTGCAGCAGAAACCGCTCAGACCGCTCCACTTAAGTGAACAGTAACAAAACCGGGCAGAGGAAATGCAGCAGCACTCCGGACCACGATGAGCGGAGCGCTGTGGCACAGTGCGGACAAATCAGCCGTGCTGACCCGTCATCAACGCCAGAGAGAAGGAGAACTGGCTGCTGGAGAGGCGCTGGGGGGACACAGCGGCCCAGGTGGGCTTCACACTCAGGCTGGACAGGGTCTTCTCTCTACGGAAGAGAACCTCATggtgagagagggggaaaaaaaaaaaaaaaaaaaaaaacacctcacAGTTTACAGCTCAACAAAGACAGCAACCACCTGGGCAGCAGCTCAACACAGCTGTGGACCCCAGGGACCCACCACGAAGAGACCACGGgcaatgttcagactgtacaatgcgctagttagagctcatctggatactgtggacagttctgggctcctcacttcaagaaagatatcgctgctctagaggcagttcagaggagagcaaccagacttattccaggtctgaagggaaagtcctactgagagactgaggacctgaaccttttcaccctggaacagaggagactacgtggggacttgatccaagtcttcaaaatcatgaaaggcatcgaccacatcaaaccagaggagcttttccagatcagcagggacacacgcacccgggacacaaatggaaattgggcttcaaggcattcaagacagaaaacaggagacacttcttcacacagagaggcgtcacaatctgaacaaactccccagcgatgtggccgAGGCAGGGTTTCAGCCATGCTCCTGGGCCTCCCCTCACCGTGCGTAATGGCAGTGCAGTGTGGCCACTCTGACTCGGTCCCCTCTGCCGCCCCGCGGTTGGAAGTACAGGCTGTTCTCGTAGATGAGCTCAGTGTCCGTGATCTGCAAGTCACAGCAGCCAGAGCATCTCTTAGTGGGACAGTATGGTGTGAAGAGCAGCACACACACGAGCACACAATTGTGGGGTTAGAGTAGGAAGTTAACAGGAGGAGACTTGTTAAAATAGCGTCATTCTATGGGAAACAGCCTTAAACCTGTTCAAGAGCGCCGAAACTGCATACGTTTTTcgttttaaatacacactatGACAAGGACTTTGACCTTTGCGTCCCTTACACTCAATAGAAGTGCTGCTTTCAGTGTGTAAAGCGTGTGGCAACTGTCACGGTGCTACACCAGATGCAGACGGGCCATTTCCCACAGAACCGCGTACTGAGGTCGCATGTCGTCCTGCGGGGGCTCACGCGTGCACTGGACGGGTGGCGTGCTGTCCCACTCACGTTCCTGCCGCTGCCGCAGTCGTGCAGCCCGTACGTGAAGCTCAGGACCCGGGAGCGCTTCCCGTCCCTGCCGTTGCTGCTGCAGCCGCTGCCCAGAGTCAGATCCGAGGCCCGGAGCAGGGACCCCGGCCCGAACAAGTCCCGGTCCACCTCCACTCGCAGCTCCCGGTTGCCGCAGTGGATCCGCACGGCGCCCGAGTGGTCCTGGCCCGGCTCCAGCAGCTGGGGGGGGGAGCGCACAGCGTGCATCCGAGCCCGCCCTGCCTGGCCGGGGAGCCCCTGACGCGGCGCGGGTGTCGCCCTCTGTCCCGCGGAGGGCTCCGTGGGCGCCTCTCCAGGGTCGGGGGTCACAGCGGGTGGGCCTGCAACCCCCCTGGACACCGGCACGCTGGCGCCGCTCTGCAGGCGAAAGAAATCCAGCCGGCCGTGCGGGAGCTGCCGCGCCTGTCTGCGGGGCGAGTCCTGCCCGGGAGGCCCACAGGGGCCGCGGCTGTGCGGGGGAGCCGTGCGGGCGGAGAGGCTCTCCTCGGGCCCTGGCGCGGCTCCGGGGGCCCCGGCGGCGCTCACCACGAAGAGGAAAACGAAATGTCCAAGAAAATCCATACGAACAAGTAAGTTCTCTATTGTCGTAAAAATAAATTGGTTTAAGTTAAATATTTGAGTTTAATATGAGTGATATATTAAGACAACGTCTACTGATTACACAATAGAGTTTGTGCTGCCCGCTGCACCTCATTTTATACACTAATTAGTTAATTGCGTCAGGCTTCACAGCTGGGGTTCATTGCCCTTCAGGCTGGCGTGTCTCCCGCTGTCTGCACGACCGGACCGGACTGGTCATCGCGATCAGGAACGTGAAGCCCGGCTGACCCACTGGGTTCGGTCAGAGATTCGCTGGATCCGATAATCTCACATCATATCGCTTTGCACATTGCACTTTgcattgctcttatgttttgaagTCGCTTGGATAATGGTGTCTGctagaaagaaataataatcataataataataataataataataataataataataataataataataacagtaatgaattaatgaaaccCTTCAAACCCCGTTTAGTTAACCGGACATTTCAGTTTCATGAATGCAGAAGTGTTAAATGAATGCTTTATTATAAACATACTCAAGCTCGTATTGTGTTCTGTGGTTgccctgtgaagggcgctatacaaataaaaactgattgattgattgattagcaGACACCATTGTAAAGGGCGACTTACACATGACAAATATGAGTACATGTTCTTGTGACCCGGATCGTGTGCAAATAAGCTTCAGCtaatatgtttatttgtattaggCTATTCTTCTTCCTGttcttcataataaaaatatagatgtgtgtagaaatatgtatataacattGTGTGGTATAACACAGCGCTCCTATATTACTCAATAGTCAAGCCAATgttcaaataaaacatttttattattcatacCTCCGGGACCTGTTGGGGTGAAAAAGACAAGACACAGCCATTACTGTAAGAAGCGATCCAGTTCAGACATTCATAAATCTACTGAGAGGCTGTTAATGAATCAGCCGAGGAGACTCTCTCTTCACCAGTGATGGCAAACGAAGCTCATATTTTGGGAAGTGGAGACAGACAGATGTGCTCAAACAAGAATAGTGATTGTGTTGAAGAGGCAACAGTGTTGGAGGACATGATTTTGCAACTGGACAAATGgtgtaatttaaatatgtttgtCCCTTTAATGGACTCATTAATTAGTTTACAGAGTGTCCCTTTAATGGACATCTCAATAACTCAGCGATGGACTCTGGGAGACATTGTCTTACTCAATGACACAGAACAGCAGCCCGATGAGGATGAGCGCCAGGCCGGTAAAGACTGCCCACTGCAGGCACTGCGCCAGAGACATTCTGCCTGCGgagcacagacacagggcagTGAGAGGGgccgcacagacagacagacacagggcagTGAGAGTGCCGAACAGGTAGACAGACAGAAAGGCACAGGGCATGAAGAGGGGccgcacagacagacacacacagggcagtgAGAGGGGCCGCACAGGCAGACAGGCACAGGGCAGCAAGAGGGgctgcagagacagacagacaggcacaggGCAGCAAGAGGGgctgcagagacagacagacaggcacaggGCAGTGAGAGGGgccgcacagacagacagacacagggcagTGAGA
It contains:
- the LOC136768184 gene encoding zona pellucida sperm-binding protein 3, encoding MDFLGHFVFLFVVSAAGAPGAAPGPEESLSARTAPPHSRGPCGPPGQDSPRRQARQLPHGRLDFFRLQSGASVPVSRGVAGPPAVTPDPGEAPTEPSAGQRATPAPRQGLPGQAGRARMHAVRSPPQLLEPGQDHSGAVRIHCGNRELRVEVDRDLFGPGSLLRASDLTLGSGCSSNGRDGKRSRVLSFTYGLHDCGSGRNITDTELIYENSLYFQPRGGRGDRVRVATLHCHYAREKTLSSLSVKPTWAAVSPQRLSSSQFSFSLALMTEDWKPASKAVFYLGETISLQVSVNLEDHMDFKVYIDSCVATTSKSAESKPSYAIVQDHGCLVDSRLTHSMARFVAPRQDRVLRFQIKAFQFENSPSDKIFIHCHVRVVKKGNPPSLRTKSCQYNPSEERWEELEGHDAVCSCCERRACGTERRRRGTPALLHTQQPGALLGDVTVGPLRVLGSRRSVDGGLGGEERTSLGQDAALPGLSGEQLTQLLVSVSSVCALCLLLGVVCLCRCGCPPTGLSGCSRSKRCH